A genomic stretch from Microbacterium proteolyticum includes:
- a CDS encoding sensor histidine kinase, producing the protein MQTRRSWSIAGRVFGIQMGAVLGALGLLVTALSIEAQWNAESEARDRSLSVCRMLASTPEVVDAFADADPTASLQPRARSAMAASGVDFITIMTTDGVRLTHPNPDQIGKQFLGTISAAQRGETLVETFTGTLGPSVRAVVPIVDNDETLVGIVSAGVTTRQISDAVLPRLPLILVLACVIVAIGTAAATLSRRVVRRVAGDLAPQRLRGMVAFYESVLHSVREGVVITDERGDVVLYNDEAADLLGLPPSPGGGVEPTPAADLGVSPDLARMLASGTRAVEEIHAGADRVLLVNQEPMTPSGSLRGGKSAPGAVMTLRDHSALTALSGELDSVRTMSEALRSQTHEHSNLLHTIVGLLEAGEVEEAVDIIEESSQASQKLTDRIAGARLEPALSALLLGKAATANEWGVAFGVSLDQDLPLPLTPTELVSVVGNLVDNALEAVRGLPDAAVTVEGRAAGTDTVLSVRDTGRGPRDDRVFERGVTTKSGPHRGIGLALVRSIVEGRGGRIDFLPGGGSHVQVRLPRDEAR; encoded by the coding sequence GTGCAGACGCGACGGTCGTGGAGCATCGCCGGCCGGGTCTTCGGCATCCAGATGGGCGCAGTTCTGGGCGCGCTCGGTCTTCTCGTCACGGCGCTGAGCATCGAGGCGCAGTGGAACGCCGAGAGCGAGGCACGCGACCGCAGCCTCTCGGTGTGCCGCATGCTGGCATCCACGCCCGAGGTCGTCGACGCGTTCGCGGACGCCGATCCGACCGCCTCGCTCCAGCCCCGCGCCCGGTCGGCGATGGCGGCATCCGGTGTGGACTTCATCACGATCATGACCACCGACGGCGTCCGCCTGACGCACCCCAACCCCGACCAGATCGGCAAGCAGTTCCTCGGCACCATCAGCGCCGCTCAACGCGGCGAGACTCTCGTCGAGACCTTCACCGGCACGCTCGGGCCGTCCGTGCGTGCGGTGGTCCCGATCGTCGACAACGACGAGACGCTGGTGGGCATCGTGTCAGCGGGGGTGACGACCCGGCAGATCTCGGATGCCGTACTCCCGCGGCTGCCGCTGATCCTCGTGCTCGCGTGCGTCATCGTGGCGATCGGTACCGCGGCGGCCACCCTGTCGCGACGGGTCGTGCGGCGCGTCGCGGGCGACCTGGCTCCGCAGCGCCTGCGGGGCATGGTGGCGTTCTACGAGTCCGTGCTCCACTCGGTGCGCGAGGGCGTCGTGATCACCGACGAGCGGGGAGACGTCGTGCTCTACAACGACGAAGCGGCCGATCTGCTCGGTCTGCCGCCCTCCCCCGGCGGTGGTGTCGAGCCGACCCCCGCGGCCGATCTCGGCGTCTCGCCCGACCTCGCGCGCATGCTCGCCAGCGGCACACGCGCGGTGGAGGAGATCCACGCCGGCGCCGACCGCGTGCTGCTGGTCAATCAGGAGCCGATGACACCCTCCGGCTCCCTGCGGGGCGGAAAGAGCGCACCGGGCGCCGTCATGACCCTGCGGGACCACAGCGCGTTGACCGCCCTCAGCGGCGAGCTCGACAGCGTGCGCACCATGTCGGAGGCGCTGCGCTCGCAGACCCATGAACACTCCAACCTCCTGCACACCATCGTCGGTCTACTCGAAGCCGGTGAGGTCGAGGAGGCGGTGGACATCATCGAGGAGTCGAGCCAGGCGAGCCAGAAGCTCACCGACCGCATCGCCGGCGCGCGTCTGGAACCGGCGCTCTCGGCGCTCCTGCTCGGTAAGGCCGCCACGGCCAACGAGTGGGGCGTCGCGTTCGGGGTGTCGCTCGATCAGGATCTCCCCCTGCCGTTGACGCCCACCGAGCTGGTGTCGGTGGTAGGGAACCTGGTCGACAACGCCCTCGAGGCCGTGCGCGGCCTCCCCGACGCCGCCGTGACGGTGGAGGGCCGGGCCGCCGGCACCGACACGGTCCTCTCGGTGCGCGACACCGGCCGGGGCCCCCGCGACGACCGCGTCTTCGAGCGGGGTGTCACGACGAAGTCCGGTCCGCACCGCGGCATCGGGCTCGCCCTCGTCCGCTCCATCGTGGAGGGACGCGGCGGCCGCATCGACTTCCTGCCCGGCGGCGGCAGCCACGTCCAGGTGCGACTGCCTCGAGACGAGGCCCGATGA
- a CDS encoding response regulator: protein MIRTFVVEDDPRALATHVSYLERLGAFEIVGVAATIASAQEGVLAAHRGIPPLDLLLMDLTLPDGRGTDLARFLRFHSVDVDIIAITGDRSVDAVRTCLALGAVQYLIKPFGFRTFKDRLDGYLRYRRGSDAIDRRTTQEEIDALLTMRRTGPTALPKGLTKTTYDVICEHVHRHGRPTSATEVGLACGVSRVTARRYLEHLADLGLCVRTHRPGGMGRPEIDYVWSA, encoded by the coding sequence ATGATCCGCACATTCGTCGTCGAAGACGACCCCCGGGCTCTGGCCACGCACGTCTCCTATCTGGAGCGCCTGGGCGCGTTCGAGATCGTCGGCGTGGCGGCGACCATCGCGTCGGCGCAAGAGGGTGTGCTCGCCGCGCATCGTGGCATCCCTCCCCTCGATCTGCTGTTGATGGACCTGACCCTCCCCGACGGCCGGGGCACCGATCTCGCGCGCTTCCTGCGCTTCCACAGCGTCGACGTCGACATCATCGCCATCACCGGCGACCGCAGCGTCGACGCGGTCCGCACCTGCCTCGCCCTGGGCGCCGTGCAGTACCTCATCAAGCCGTTCGGCTTCCGGACGTTCAAGGACCGCCTCGACGGCTACCTGCGATACCGGCGGGGGTCGGATGCCATCGACCGCCGCACGACGCAGGAGGAGATCGATGCGCTGCTGACGATGCGCCGGACCGGGCCGACGGCGCTGCCCAAAGGACTGACCAAGACGACCTACGACGTCATCTGCGAGCACGTGCACCGGCACGGCCGTCCGACCTCGGCGACCGAGGTGGGGCTGGCGTGCGGAGTGTCGCGAGTCACCGCCCGCCGCTACCTGGAGCACCTGGCCGACCTGGGGCTGTGCGTGCGCACGCACCGGCCGGGCGGTATGGGTCGGCCCGAGATCGACTACGTCTGGAGCGCGTGA
- a CDS encoding tripartite tricarboxylate transporter permease: MDLLNNLMLGLATAFQWENLLFCLLGVALGTAVGVLPGIGPTATVAMLLPLTFAFGEPVTAIIMLAGIYYGAQYGGSTTAILINLPGESSSAVTAIDGHKLARMGKAGTALAVAALSSFTAGTIATLILAVAAPPLATVALSFGAFEYFALVILGLIASIALASGSTLKALGMIVLGILLSTVGQDSFTGDARFTGGIRELDGGLDFVSLAVGIFGIAEILRNLANPESRNPVLAKLSRLWPNREDRRAMIGPTLRGTALGSGLGILPGGGHILASFASYAMEKKISKKPETFGRGAIAGVAGPESANNAAAQTSFIPLLTLGIPAHPVMALILAAFIIQGIQPGPTVMETEPVLFWGLIASMWVGNLMLVALNLPLIGIWVRMLRVPYWALFPAIVVFAAIGTFSISGNPYDVLMVAVFGLLGFVLLQAGCEPAPLLLGFVLGPLLERNFRRAMIISQGDVTEFVTRPISGTLLLLAVVILVVAALPRMRTRRQVIFADAE; the protein is encoded by the coding sequence GTGGACCTGCTGAACAACCTCATGCTGGGTCTCGCGACGGCCTTCCAGTGGGAGAACCTGCTGTTCTGCCTGCTGGGCGTCGCCCTGGGAACGGCGGTGGGAGTGCTCCCGGGCATCGGCCCCACCGCGACCGTGGCGATGCTGCTGCCGCTGACGTTCGCGTTCGGCGAGCCGGTGACGGCGATCATCATGCTCGCCGGCATCTATTACGGCGCGCAGTACGGCGGGTCGACGACGGCGATCCTCATCAACCTGCCGGGGGAATCGTCGTCGGCGGTCACGGCCATCGACGGACACAAGCTGGCGAGGATGGGCAAGGCGGGCACGGCGCTCGCCGTCGCCGCCCTGTCGTCGTTCACCGCGGGCACGATCGCGACCCTGATCCTCGCGGTCGCGGCCCCGCCGCTGGCGACCGTGGCGCTGAGCTTCGGGGCGTTCGAGTACTTCGCCCTCGTCATCCTCGGACTGATCGCCTCGATCGCGCTGGCGAGCGGATCGACGCTGAAGGCGCTGGGCATGATCGTGCTCGGCATCCTGCTCTCGACCGTGGGACAGGACAGCTTCACCGGTGACGCGCGGTTCACCGGTGGCATCCGGGAGCTCGACGGCGGTCTCGACTTCGTCTCGCTCGCGGTGGGCATCTTCGGCATCGCCGAGATCCTGCGCAACCTCGCCAACCCGGAATCGCGCAATCCCGTGCTGGCGAAGCTGTCGCGGCTCTGGCCCAACCGCGAGGACCGCCGCGCCATGATCGGCCCGACGCTGCGCGGAACGGCGCTGGGCTCGGGCCTGGGCATCCTTCCCGGGGGCGGCCACATCCTGGCATCCTTCGCCTCCTACGCCATGGAGAAGAAGATCTCGAAGAAGCCCGAGACCTTCGGACGCGGGGCGATCGCGGGGGTCGCGGGTCCGGAGTCGGCCAACAACGCCGCGGCGCAGACCTCGTTCATCCCGCTGCTGACCCTCGGCATCCCGGCGCACCCCGTGATGGCTCTCATCCTCGCCGCCTTCATCATCCAGGGCATCCAGCCCGGGCCGACGGTGATGGAGACCGAGCCGGTGCTGTTCTGGGGCCTGATCGCGTCGATGTGGGTCGGCAATCTGATGCTCGTCGCGTTGAACCTGCCCCTGATCGGCATCTGGGTGCGCATGCTGCGGGTGCCGTACTGGGCGCTGTTCCCGGCCATCGTCGTCTTCGCCGCCATCGGGACCTTCTCGATCAGCGGGAACCCGTACGACGTGCTCATGGTGGCGGTGTTCGGCCTGCTCGGGTTCGTGCTGTTGCAGGCGGGCTGCGAACCGGCGCCGCTGCTGCTGGGCTTCGTGCTCGGGCCGCTGCTGGAGCGCAACTTCCGGCGCGCGATGATCATCTCGCAGGGCGATGTGACCGAGTTCGTCACGCGGCCCATCTCGGGCACGCTCCTCCTGCTGGCCGTGGTCATCCTCGTCGTGGCCGCGCTGCCGCGCATGCGCACGCGCCGCCAGGTCATCTTCGCCGACGCGGAGTGA
- a CDS encoding tripartite tricarboxylate transporter TctB family protein gives MGPGAFPLGIALLLVALGIAVLVKAFVAPSRQETFVEEPATAEQMAEESTFEALAAAKASQAEGVPFVTRPTPVVGDLERGAPLGFGRIPWRPLLIIMATIVFFAVAIDGLGLLLSVFIAVAAVSFARKETTVKQALLTSVALTVLCYLVFSLGLGLNVPVIGPWIGG, from the coding sequence ATGGGTCCGGGTGCCTTCCCGCTCGGCATCGCCCTGCTGCTGGTCGCCCTCGGGATCGCCGTCCTGGTGAAGGCCTTCGTCGCGCCCAGCCGACAGGAGACCTTCGTCGAGGAGCCCGCGACGGCCGAGCAGATGGCGGAGGAGTCGACCTTCGAGGCGCTCGCCGCCGCCAAGGCGTCGCAGGCGGAGGGTGTGCCCTTCGTCACCCGTCCGACGCCCGTGGTCGGCGACCTCGAACGCGGGGCGCCGCTCGGTTTCGGGCGCATCCCGTGGCGTCCGCTGCTGATCATCATGGCGACGATCGTCTTCTTCGCCGTCGCCATCGACGGTCTGGGACTGCTGCTGTCGGTCTTCATCGCGGTCGCCGCGGTGTCGTTCGCCCGCAAGGAGACCACGGTGAAGCAGGCGCTGCTGACCAGCGTGGCGCTGACCGTGCTGTGCTACCTGGTCTTCTCGCTCGGCCTCGGCCTCAACGTGCCGGTCATCGGACCGTGGATCGGAGGATGA
- a CDS encoding tripartite tricarboxylate transporter substrate-binding protein, with the protein MTRSRFLLAGSAGLALTLSLAACSGGAGGGGGGDTYPSDTIDVIVPFSAGGPTDTVTRILAEPLGEELGVQVVVDNVEGAGGTVGAGEASQADPDGYTLLLHHIGMSTAPTLYPDLNFDPVADFEPVGLVTEVPMAILSKTGLGPASFEELVEYIEANESTVTLAHAGVGSASHLCATLMQDALGVTLTEVPYDGTGPAMADLLGGQVDLLCDQTTNSASQILSGAVDAYAVTVPERVAVLPDVPTTAEAGLPDVEVSIWHGLYAPAGTPEDVVTVLNEALITALGNDEVKTQFEELGTSPVSAEQAAPSVLSTQLSDQIALWGDLLGKGN; encoded by the coding sequence ATGACGCGTTCCCGTTTCCTTCTCGCCGGCTCCGCCGGACTCGCCCTGACCCTCTCGCTCGCCGCCTGCTCCGGCGGAGCCGGCGGTGGGGGTGGCGGAGACACCTACCCCTCCGACACGATCGACGTCATCGTGCCCTTCTCGGCCGGCGGCCCGACCGACACCGTCACCCGCATCCTCGCCGAACCGCTCGGGGAGGAACTGGGCGTGCAGGTGGTCGTCGACAACGTCGAGGGCGCCGGCGGCACGGTCGGCGCCGGCGAAGCCTCGCAGGCCGACCCCGACGGCTACACCCTGCTGCTGCACCACATCGGGATGTCGACCGCACCGACGCTCTACCCCGACCTGAACTTCGACCCCGTCGCCGACTTCGAGCCGGTGGGCCTCGTGACGGAGGTGCCGATGGCGATCCTCTCGAAGACGGGCCTGGGTCCGGCATCCTTCGAAGAGCTCGTGGAGTACATCGAGGCGAACGAGTCCACCGTGACCCTGGCCCACGCGGGCGTCGGGTCCGCCTCGCACCTGTGCGCGACCCTCATGCAGGACGCCCTCGGCGTCACGCTCACCGAGGTGCCCTACGACGGGACGGGACCGGCCATGGCCGATCTGCTCGGCGGGCAGGTCGACCTGCTGTGCGACCAGACGACGAACTCCGCGAGCCAGATCCTCTCCGGCGCCGTCGACGCGTACGCCGTCACCGTCCCCGAACGCGTCGCCGTGCTCCCGGACGTGCCCACCACCGCCGAGGCGGGCCTGCCCGACGTGGAGGTGAGCATCTGGCACGGCCTGTACGCTCCGGCCGGCACCCCCGAGGACGTCGTGACCGTACTCAACGAAGCGCTCATCACGGCCCTCGGCAACGACGAGGTGAAGACGCAGTTCGAAGAGCTCGGCACCTCGCCGGTCAGCGCCGAGCAGGCCGCGCCGTCGGTGCTGTCGACCCAGCTCAGCGACCAGATCGCGCTGTGGGGCGACCTCCTCGGCAAGGGGAACTGA
- a CDS encoding DUF1304 domain-containing protein, with protein sequence MVGLLALVFAGLAALLHVYIFVLESIRWTQPGTWKTFGVADQGTADATRPMAYNQGFYNLFLAIGAAIGIVLWIVNGFDDVAGRTLLVFSLGSMLAAALVLVTSGRRYLRPAAIQGTLPLIGLVLTLLA encoded by the coding sequence ATGGTCGGCCTTCTCGCTCTGGTCTTCGCGGGGCTCGCCGCCCTGCTGCACGTCTACATCTTCGTGCTCGAGAGCATCCGCTGGACCCAGCCGGGAACGTGGAAGACCTTCGGCGTCGCCGATCAGGGCACGGCCGATGCGACCAGGCCAATGGCCTACAACCAGGGCTTCTACAACCTGTTCCTCGCGATCGGCGCGGCTATCGGCATCGTGCTGTGGATCGTGAACGGCTTCGACGACGTCGCCGGGCGGACGCTGCTGGTGTTCTCGCTCGGCTCGATGCTCGCTGCGGCGCTCGTGCTCGTCACGTCGGGACGCCGGTACCTGCGGCCCGCGGCCATCCAGGGCACCCTGCCCCTGATCGGCCTGGTGTTGACGCTGCTCGCCTGA
- a CDS encoding LysR substrate-binding domain-containing protein, which yields MLGAIPGATPGKWIDLWRERMPHVTLTLREITVAEQRSALDEVDAALVRLPVAASDDLHVIPLYEEQPVVVMSADSDLTAADELERADLAGEVVIVPLDDVLRVEIPDAVAPAFAAPADTAEAVATVAAGVGVVIMPMSLARAHQRRDVEYRVLRDGPGSTVALAWLRERTTADVEAFVGVVRGRTARSSR from the coding sequence GTGCTCGGAGCGATCCCGGGGGCCACACCGGGCAAATGGATCGACCTCTGGCGCGAGCGGATGCCGCACGTGACCCTCACCCTCCGCGAGATCACGGTCGCCGAGCAGCGATCCGCTCTCGACGAGGTGGACGCTGCCCTCGTCCGGCTGCCCGTTGCGGCATCCGACGACCTGCACGTCATCCCGCTCTACGAGGAGCAGCCGGTCGTGGTGATGTCGGCCGACTCCGACCTGACCGCGGCCGACGAGCTGGAGCGCGCCGATCTGGCGGGCGAGGTCGTCATCGTCCCCCTCGACGACGTCTTGCGCGTGGAGATTCCGGATGCCGTCGCCCCGGCGTTCGCCGCCCCGGCCGACACGGCCGAAGCGGTCGCCACCGTCGCGGCCGGAGTGGGGGTCGTGATCATGCCGATGTCGCTGGCCCGCGCTCATCAGCGACGCGACGTCGAGTACCGCGTGCTGCGCGACGGGCCGGGTTCGACGGTCGCGCTCGCGTGGCTGCGGGAGCGCACCACCGCCGACGTCGAGGCATTCGTCGGCGTCGTGCGCGGGCGGACGGCTCGCTCGTCTCGCTGA
- a CDS encoding glutamine amidotransferase-related protein has protein sequence MTAPLLYVCVRPQRAAAVAEWASFRDGLGVGDDDLVHHDLVREPLPLDLERYAAVVVGGSPFNVTDPDKTDEQQRLERDLERLAATAIEGRTHALFTCFGIGVVTRLLGGTVTLQHPEGTGPADISLTDAGREDELFGILNPRFEALTAHKEGADAVPPGATLLAENDACPVQAYRAGAGLWATQFHPEPTTDAFVARMRVYRDAGYFDAEAFDEVSAHVRSASVEQPTRLLRSFAARAVAA, from the coding sequence GTGACCGCGCCCCTGCTCTACGTCTGCGTCCGGCCGCAGCGTGCTGCGGCCGTGGCGGAGTGGGCGTCGTTCCGCGACGGCCTGGGCGTCGGCGACGACGACCTCGTCCACCACGATCTCGTGCGCGAGCCGCTGCCGCTCGACCTCGAGCGCTACGCCGCCGTCGTGGTCGGCGGGAGCCCCTTCAACGTCACCGATCCCGACAAGACCGACGAGCAGCAGCGCCTCGAACGCGACCTCGAGCGTCTGGCGGCGACCGCGATCGAGGGCCGCACCCACGCGCTGTTCACCTGCTTCGGCATCGGTGTGGTCACGCGCCTCCTGGGCGGGACGGTCACCCTTCAGCACCCCGAGGGCACGGGTCCCGCCGACATCTCGCTGACCGACGCGGGCCGCGAGGACGAGCTGTTCGGCATCCTGAACCCCCGCTTCGAGGCGCTCACCGCGCATAAGGAGGGCGCCGACGCCGTGCCGCCCGGTGCGACGCTGCTCGCGGAGAACGACGCCTGCCCGGTGCAGGCGTACCGTGCCGGGGCCGGGCTGTGGGCGACGCAGTTCCACCCGGAGCCGACGACCGACGCGTTCGTGGCGCGCATGCGGGTCTACCGCGACGCCGGGTACTTCGACGCCGAGGCCTTCGACGAGGTCTCGGCGCACGTGCGGTCGGCGTCCGTCGAGCAGCCCACGCGCCTGCTGCGGTCCTTCGCCGCACGCGCGGTCGCGGCCTGA
- a CDS encoding TspO/MBR family protein, which translates to MNTATQWRGADLARQIVVLSAVSFMLIAAVIGAGAFGNSAVQDQQGGALDTDGSYLAPAGPAFSIWSVIYLGLIVYAVWQALPSQRTNPRQRALGWLIALTMTLNGLWLVAARFGTLLLTVVDIALLLAALGWTFRVAVATREPRGGVADSVLIDGVTGLHLGWVTLATVANISAYLTTVVPPRWEDAADAIGIAVLVVVALIGLAIAWRSGWRITPALALAWGLSWLAVERFTGEPQSGPIGATALVVAAVVLLPPAIVRVLRLIRPSVD; encoded by the coding sequence ATGAACACAGCAACTCAGTGGCGGGGCGCAGACCTCGCGCGTCAGATCGTCGTGCTCTCCGCGGTGTCGTTCATGCTCATCGCCGCCGTCATCGGAGCGGGCGCGTTCGGGAACTCGGCGGTGCAGGATCAGCAGGGCGGCGCCCTCGACACGGATGGTTCCTACCTCGCCCCCGCCGGCCCCGCGTTCTCCATCTGGTCGGTGATCTACCTCGGCCTGATCGTCTACGCGGTGTGGCAGGCTCTGCCCTCCCAGCGGACGAACCCCCGTCAGCGCGCGCTCGGGTGGCTCATCGCCCTCACGATGACGCTCAACGGCCTCTGGCTCGTCGCCGCCCGCTTCGGCACGCTGCTGCTCACCGTCGTCGACATCGCGCTCCTGCTCGCGGCCCTCGGCTGGACGTTCCGAGTCGCCGTCGCCACTCGCGAACCGCGCGGCGGCGTCGCCGACTCCGTCCTCATCGACGGCGTGACGGGCCTGCACCTCGGGTGGGTCACCCTGGCGACCGTGGCGAACATCTCCGCGTACCTCACCACCGTCGTCCCGCCCCGCTGGGAGGACGCAGCGGATGCCATCGGCATCGCGGTGCTGGTCGTGGTCGCCCTCATCGGTCTCGCCATCGCGTGGCGGAGCGGCTGGCGCATCACCCCCGCCCTGGCGCTCGCATGGGGCCTGAGCTGGCTCGCGGTGGAGCGCTTCACCGGCGAGCCGCAGAGCGGCCCGATCGGCGCGACCGCACTCGTCGTCGCGGCCGTCGTGCTGCTGCCCCCGGCCATCGTGAGGGTGCTGCGTCTGATCCGCCCGAGCGTCGACTGA
- a CDS encoding sodium:calcium antiporter has protein sequence MDSLPLPLLVIIFVAAAAVVWVAGIQLSKATDVIDARLHLGSALGGLIVLAVATNLPEIAITVSAAVSGNLDVAVGNILGGIALQTVVLVILDAFGKRGHGVKPLTYRAASLTLVLEGLVVVAVLAAVIAGSQLPDGLEVLRLTPDVVLIAALWIVGLLLVQRAGSNLPWHEDGRAPDASPKPQKSEKKMSTKKAFVVFSISALATLVAGVVLERSGDAASSQIGLSGVLFGATVLALATSLPEISTGLQAIRQGDDNLAISDIFGGNAFLPVLFLLATVISGSAVLPRANAADIYLTALAALLTLVYVVGLIFRPQRRVIGMGIDSFVVLVLYAVGIGGLFAISG, from the coding sequence GTGGACTCGCTGCCTCTCCCCCTGCTCGTGATCATCTTCGTCGCCGCCGCGGCTGTCGTCTGGGTGGCCGGCATCCAGCTGTCGAAGGCGACGGATGTCATCGACGCGCGCCTCCATCTCGGCAGCGCCCTGGGCGGTCTCATCGTCCTGGCGGTGGCCACCAACCTCCCCGAGATCGCGATCACCGTCTCGGCCGCGGTGTCGGGCAATCTCGACGTGGCCGTCGGCAACATCCTCGGCGGCATCGCGCTGCAGACGGTGGTTCTCGTCATCCTCGACGCCTTCGGCAAGCGGGGCCACGGGGTGAAGCCGCTCACCTACCGCGCGGCATCCCTGACGCTTGTGCTGGAGGGGTTGGTCGTGGTGGCCGTGCTGGCCGCGGTCATCGCCGGCAGCCAGCTCCCCGACGGCCTCGAGGTGCTCCGCCTCACCCCCGATGTCGTGCTGATCGCTGCCCTGTGGATCGTGGGGCTCCTGCTCGTGCAGCGAGCCGGATCGAATCTGCCGTGGCACGAGGACGGGCGGGCTCCCGACGCGAGCCCGAAGCCGCAGAAGAGCGAGAAGAAGATGAGCACGAAGAAGGCCTTCGTCGTGTTCTCGATCTCGGCTCTCGCGACCCTGGTCGCCGGTGTCGTGCTCGAGCGGTCCGGTGATGCCGCGTCGTCGCAGATCGGCCTCTCCGGCGTGCTCTTCGGCGCCACCGTGCTGGCGCTGGCGACGTCGCTGCCCGAGATCTCCACCGGTCTGCAGGCGATCCGCCAGGGCGACGACAACCTCGCCATCAGCGACATCTTCGGCGGCAACGCCTTCTTGCCCGTGCTGTTCCTGCTCGCAACGGTGATCTCGGGGTCGGCGGTGCTCCCCCGGGCGAATGCCGCCGACATCTACCTCACCGCCCTGGCCGCACTGCTGACGCTGGTCTACGTCGTCGGCCTGATCTTCCGGCCGCAGCGGCGCGTCATCGGCATGGGTATCGACTCGTTCGTCGTGCTCGTTCTCTACGCGGTGGGGATCGGCGGGCTGTTCGCGATCTCCGGTTGA
- a CDS encoding trimeric intracellular cation channel family protein — MSPSFEVPLWADLSGVVLGGLQGSAFAYAIRDSRRIHFLGVAFIGILVALGGGVIRDVLLEVPIAALQQPYYVPTAMGAAFIGILIAPLLDQVTSAADYLDALAIAMFAALSTCKALDSGLTLFPAVLVGTLGAVGGGILRDLMLGVPPAAMEIRSLYSATAIAGSVTICGLAAAGVPLIVAGGVGVAVTAVSRILAIWFDVSLPEQGALRRRVVEGWRRRTR, encoded by the coding sequence TTGTCCCCATCATTCGAAGTCCCCCTCTGGGCCGACCTGAGCGGCGTCGTTCTCGGCGGGCTGCAGGGGTCGGCGTTCGCCTACGCGATACGCGACTCCCGCCGCATCCACTTCCTCGGGGTCGCGTTCATCGGCATCCTCGTCGCCCTCGGCGGAGGGGTCATCCGGGACGTGCTGCTGGAGGTCCCGATCGCCGCGTTGCAGCAGCCGTACTACGTCCCCACGGCCATGGGTGCGGCTTTCATCGGCATCCTGATCGCTCCGCTGCTCGACCAGGTGACGTCGGCTGCGGACTATCTCGACGCGCTGGCCATCGCGATGTTCGCCGCGCTGTCGACCTGCAAGGCGCTCGATTCGGGCTTGACGCTGTTTCCCGCGGTGCTGGTGGGCACCCTGGGGGCCGTCGGGGGAGGGATCCTGCGCGACCTCATGCTGGGCGTGCCACCCGCGGCGATGGAGATCCGGTCGCTGTACTCCGCAACGGCGATCGCCGGAAGCGTGACCATCTGCGGTCTCGCCGCTGCGGGAGTCCCCTTGATCGTGGCGGGCGGAGTCGGGGTGGCGGTCACTGCGGTGTCGCGCATCCTCGCCATCTGGTTCGACGTCTCGCTCCCCGAACAGGGTGCACTTCGGCGTCGCGTCGTCGAGGGGTGGCGGCGACGCACGCGGTGA